A part of Candidatus Jidaibacter acanthamoeba genomic DNA contains:
- a CDS encoding flagellar basal body rod protein FlgB encodes MKNRIFSLIFISSLSVVSTAVAKDNLNDLTAYMKYLTERDTVLAQNIANADTPGFKPKDLSDYSQNSLQGMKLTITNSKHLSLEGESKFHVMNSEILELKPNGNAVTIEHELQKKSENAVKLQEIANIYSKSKGMLKTAITGHN; translated from the coding sequence ATGAAAAATAGGATTTTCTCACTCATTTTTATAAGTTCATTATCAGTTGTAAGTACAGCGGTTGCAAAGGATAACCTTAATGATCTGACGGCTTATATGAAATATTTAACTGAGAGAGATACGGTTCTAGCGCAAAATATCGCGAACGCGGATACACCGGGATTCAAACCTAAAGATTTATCGGATTATAGCCAGAACTCTTTGCAAGGAATGAAGCTTACAATTACGAATTCAAAACATTTAAGCTTAGAAGGAGAATCTAAGTTCCATGTTATGAACAGTGAAATACTTGAGTTAAAACCTAATGGAAATGCTGTAACTATTGAACATGAGCTGCAAAAGAAGAGCGAAAATGCAGTTAAACTGCAGGAAATAGCAAATATATACAGTAAATCCAAAGGTATGTTGAAAACTGCAATTACGGGGCACAATTAA
- the flgC gene encoding flagellar basal body rod protein FlgC, with protein MLKFFALFNILAITSYAGEGDSLSSAIAISAAGMRAQNERLKIITQNIANSEVTGANPNEDPYRRKQIIFKNVYNDNLKAVTVKVDRITPDKSDFILKYEPNHPAADANGYVKYPNINNVIESVDAKEAQRTFEANLSAMEIARANQSKIIDLMR; from the coding sequence ATGCTGAAATTTTTTGCTTTATTTAATATATTAGCTATTACTTCATATGCCGGTGAAGGAGATAGCCTTAGTTCTGCGATTGCTATATCTGCAGCCGGAATGCGTGCTCAAAACGAGCGGCTTAAAATTATTACTCAGAATATTGCAAACAGTGAAGTAACGGGCGCTAATCCGAATGAGGATCCATACCGCAGAAAGCAAATAATTTTCAAAAATGTATATAATGATAACTTAAAAGCAGTAACGGTAAAAGTTGATCGAATTACTCCCGATAAATCCGATTTTATTTTAAAATATGAACCTAACCATCCTGCAGCCGATGCAAACGGGTACGTGAAATATCCTAATATAAATAACGTAATCGAATCCGTTGATGCTAAAGAAGCGCAACGGACTTTTGAAGCAAATTTAAGCGCTATGGAAATAGCAAGAGCAAATCAATCTAAAATAATTGACCTGATGAGGTAA
- a CDS encoding flagellar hook-basal body complex protein FliE → MPTSKISTNHFNKAVNAYNKALTNNKAIAPSKEQQQIAQPLNVLRAGDVIDVVSKQSASFSGLVSEIVAPQIKKIQEGEKKSTKVINSKEDLVEVAAAINSAGTALDIIVTVRDKFINAYQEILKMPL, encoded by the coding sequence ATGCCTACAAGTAAAATTTCAACTAATCATTTTAATAAGGCGGTCAATGCTTATAATAAAGCATTGACTAATAATAAGGCAATTGCCCCGAGCAAAGAACAACAGCAGATAGCACAGCCGCTTAACGTGCTTAGAGCCGGGGATGTCATTGATGTTGTGAGCAAGCAATCGGCGAGCTTTTCCGGTTTAGTAAGTGAAATAGTAGCTCCTCAGATAAAAAAGATTCAGGAAGGTGAGAAAAAATCTACAAAAGTTATAAATTCCAAAGAAGATTTAGTTGAAGTTGCGGCAGCAATAAACAGTGCCGGAACTGCTTTAGATATTATAGTTACCGTTCGTGATAAATTTATAAATGCCTATCAGGAAATTTTAAAAATGCCTTTATAG